In Persephonella sp. IF05-L8, the following are encoded in one genomic region:
- the gltA gene encoding NADPH-dependent glutamate synthase, whose product MEKKKVVYRRHDRNDIPLLPPEVRKNTFKEYSLGLGHTAAKDESFRCILCKKPPCQEYKGGYGCPVLGDINLWIEQIQNNNVFEALRILREKNPFPSICGRVCPQDRLCESTCVLTFKDNGQPVNIGGLERFVGDSVRMSGVDWKDPQDPPTGKKVAVIGAGPAGLSAAYFLARKGHSVTVFEALPFTGGVMRYGIPSPRLDREVLDWEISLIEKLGVEIKTGVKVGKDISLEELRKQFDAVFIGAGSGRGKKMGIPGEDLKGVYTAISFLMKVNVDYVDEMLAPETDVELPRNKKVAVIGGGFTAADCVYTSIRLGNETHLVYRRTRETSSARQEEWDHLADEGAILHWLTQPIEVVGNDKGEVVGLKCIKMELVPDEKGGRPRPKPIEGSEHIIECDAVIMAVGQGDNPLAYKDVPGLKIDKWNNLSTVDSKFRTNIEGVFAGGDVVNGGDTVVVAVRHGRDAAEAIHEYLMTGKWEYEGEG is encoded by the coding sequence ATGGAAAAAAAGAAAGTGGTTTACAGAAGGCATGACAGGAATGACATACCTTTACTTCCACCAGAAGTGAGAAAAAACACTTTCAAAGAGTATTCCTTAGGTCTCGGGCATACTGCAGCTAAGGATGAATCATTTAGATGTATTTTATGTAAAAAGCCTCCATGTCAGGAATACAAAGGAGGATATGGTTGTCCTGTTTTAGGAGATATTAATTTATGGATTGAGCAAATTCAGAATAATAACGTTTTTGAAGCTTTAAGAATACTCAGAGAGAAAAATCCATTCCCTTCAATATGTGGAAGAGTATGTCCACAGGATAGATTATGTGAAAGCACCTGTGTTTTAACTTTTAAAGATAACGGACAGCCTGTTAATATTGGGGGTCTGGAAAGATTTGTAGGCGATTCAGTAAGAATGAGCGGTGTAGATTGGAAAGACCCTCAAGACCCACCAACAGGGAAAAAGGTTGCTGTAATTGGGGCAGGCCCTGCAGGATTATCGGCAGCTTACTTCCTTGCCAGAAAAGGACACTCAGTAACAGTTTTTGAGGCTCTGCCATTTACAGGTGGAGTTATGAGATATGGAATTCCATCCCCACGACTTGATAGAGAAGTTCTTGACTGGGAAATCTCACTTATAGAAAAACTTGGAGTTGAGATTAAGACAGGTGTAAAAGTAGGAAAAGATATTTCCCTGGAAGAGCTAAGAAAACAGTTTGATGCTGTGTTTATTGGTGCTGGTTCAGGTAGAGGAAAGAAAATGGGAATTCCCGGAGAAGATTTAAAAGGTGTTTATACAGCTATATCATTCCTTATGAAAGTAAATGTTGATTATGTTGATGAAATGCTTGCACCTGAAACTGATGTAGAATTACCAAGAAATAAAAAGGTTGCAGTAATAGGTGGTGGATTTACAGCAGCTGACTGTGTATACACATCCATAAGACTTGGAAATGAGACACACCTTGTTTACAGAAGAACCAGAGAAACTTCTTCTGCAAGACAGGAAGAATGGGACCACCTGGCTGATGAAGGAGCAATTCTGCACTGGCTTACACAACCAATTGAAGTTGTTGGAAATGATAAAGGAGAGGTTGTAGGTCTTAAGTGCATTAAAATGGAGCTTGTTCCAGATGAGAAAGGAGGAAGACCAAGACCTAAGCCAATAGAAGGTTCAGAGCACATTATAGAATGTGATGCAGTTATAATGGCTGTTGGTCAGGGAGATAACCCTCTTGCTTACAAAGATGTTCCAGGATTAAAGATAGATAAATGGAACAACCTGTCCACAGTTGATAGCAAATTTAGAACAAATATTGAAGGTGTATTTGCAGGTGGAGATGTTGTAAATGGTGGAGATACTGTTGTTGTTGCGGTAAGACATGGTAGAGACGCTGCAGAAGCTATCCATGAATACCTTATGACTGGAAAATGGGAGTATGAAGGAGAAGGATAA
- the oadA gene encoding sodium-extruding oxaloacetate decarboxylase subunit alpha, translating into MGRTIEFTDVTLRDGQQSLLATRVRTEDLLPAAEKLDKAGFWSLEVWGGATFDVCLRYLKEDPWERLRKFKEVAPNTKLEMLLRGQNIVGYRHYPDDVVEAFVRKAAENGIDVFRIFDALNDVRNMEVAISVAKEEGKIVKGVLSYTISPVHTVDYYVGIAKQLRDLGVDIISIKDQAGILSPKVAYELVGRLKEEVKLPVHIHAQSTAAMAEMTLLKSVEAGADIIDTDVSTWSWLTAHPPNETMVYVLKEFGYETKINLDIIEEVAEYLKEVRKKYKKYDTAEKWPDSQVLIHQIPGGMMSNFVAQLKENDALDKLDEVKKEVARVREDLGYPPLVTPTSQIVGTQALLNVLQGERYKVVTKETKDYVKGLYGRPPAPIKPEIIEKIIGDEKPIEVRPADLLEPELDKCTEEAQKVGARSEEDIISYCLFPQVAKEFFEWREKFEKGEALPPEIEEITEEEACTTKAPIEFNITLHGETYHIQIAGVGSPVEGGTPYFVRVDGRLEETIVQPIREIEVGEKLETLPEGIPAKRPKAVDVGDISSPMPGKVVSVKVSPGDKVKKGDVLLIVEAMKMENEIHSPIDGTVEEVYVREGDQVNPDECLMKIVP; encoded by the coding sequence ATGGGAAGAACCATTGAGTTTACAGATGTAACCTTAAGAGATGGGCAACAAAGTTTATTAGCCACAAGGGTGAGAACAGAGGATTTACTCCCTGCAGCAGAAAAGTTAGACAAAGCAGGTTTCTGGTCTCTTGAAGTATGGGGTGGTGCAACCTTTGATGTATGCCTTAGATACCTGAAAGAAGACCCATGGGAAAGATTAAGAAAGTTTAAAGAAGTAGCCCCAAATACAAAACTTGAGATGCTTTTAAGGGGTCAAAATATTGTTGGTTACAGACATTATCCTGATGATGTTGTTGAAGCCTTCGTTAGAAAAGCTGCTGAGAATGGAATAGATGTTTTCAGGATATTTGATGCCCTCAATGATGTAAGAAATATGGAAGTTGCCATTTCAGTGGCAAAGGAAGAAGGTAAGATTGTAAAGGGAGTTCTCTCTTACACTATAAGCCCTGTTCATACTGTTGATTACTATGTGGGAATAGCAAAGCAGCTTAGAGACCTTGGAGTAGATATTATCTCCATAAAAGACCAGGCTGGAATACTATCTCCTAAGGTTGCTTATGAACTTGTAGGAAGACTAAAGGAAGAAGTGAAATTACCAGTTCATATTCATGCCCAGTCAACAGCTGCAATGGCAGAGATGACATTACTCAAATCTGTTGAAGCAGGGGCAGACATAATAGACACCGATGTATCAACATGGTCATGGCTGACAGCCCATCCTCCAAATGAAACAATGGTTTATGTTCTTAAAGAGTTTGGCTATGAAACAAAAATAAATCTTGATATTATTGAAGAGGTTGCAGAGTATCTAAAAGAAGTAAGGAAAAAATACAAAAAATACGACACAGCTGAGAAATGGCCTGATTCTCAGGTTCTTATACATCAAATACCAGGTGGTATGATGTCTAACTTTGTTGCACAGCTTAAGGAAAATGATGCCCTTGATAAGCTTGATGAAGTTAAAAAGGAGGTTGCAAGGGTTAGAGAAGACCTTGGATATCCTCCCCTTGTTACTCCAACATCACAGATTGTTGGAACACAGGCTTTACTGAATGTTCTCCAGGGTGAAAGATACAAGGTAGTTACAAAAGAAACAAAGGATTATGTTAAAGGACTTTATGGAAGACCCCCAGCACCGATTAAACCAGAAATAATTGAAAAAATTATAGGAGATGAAAAACCAATAGAAGTTAGACCTGCTGACCTTCTGGAGCCAGAACTGGATAAATGCACAGAAGAAGCTCAAAAAGTCGGTGCAAGAAGTGAGGAAGATATAATTTCTTACTGCCTGTTCCCACAGGTTGCAAAAGAGTTCTTCGAATGGAGAGAAAAATTTGAGAAAGGAGAAGCATTACCTCCTGAGATTGAAGAGATTACTGAAGAGGAAGCCTGCACAACAAAGGCACCAATTGAGTTTAATATAACCCTTCATGGTGAAACATACCATATCCAGATTGCAGGTGTAGGAAGCCCAGTTGAAGGTGGAACCCCTTATTTTGTCCGTGTTGATGGAAGACTTGAAGAAACAATAGTCCAACCGATTAGAGAAATTGAAGTTGGTGAAAAATTGGAAACTCTTCCTGAAGGTATTCCAGCAAAAAGACCAAAAGCTGTTGATGTTGGAGATATAAGCTCTCCAATGCCTGGAAAGGTAGTTTCTGTAAAAGTTTCACCTGGGGATAAGGTTAAAAAAGGTGATGTTCTTCTGATTGTTGAAGCTATGAAGATGGAAAATGAGATACATTCTCCGATAGATGGAACAGTTGAAGAGGTTTATGTCAGGGAAGGTGACCAGGTTAATCCAGATGAATGTCTGATGAAAATAGTTCCTTAA
- the murD gene encoding UDP-N-acetylmuramoyl-L-alanine--D-glutamate ligase, protein MVLIYGKGKTGQAVFEFLNEKREKILIRDDFDFVEEDLKDTSQIIVSPGVPFFHQIYKLARKNNIEIIGEIEFAYRYFDGFITAITGTDGKSTTTYLLGQLLQEKKTFIGGNYGEPFVNAIKENKKNAVLELSSFQIYSTKNFKPDIAIFLNFSTDHLNWHKTEKHYLLSKYRLFKNQTEKDIAILNFDDEKVKNSPTRAKRYYFSLEKLPDNVEGIYPDGSSLYLKINGKQEKINISGFKLIGEHNLQNLMAAVLAAYLQGISIDKINKKIPELKSLPYRIEFKKEINGIKFYNDAKSTTVQSVLKAVESFNEKVVLILGGIYKGGDFSVLRDIPNISKFVIIGQDKESLQRMINRPEKTYLADTLKEAVKTAYSLAEKGNIVLFSPGCASFDMFKNYIDRGEQFNKIVEELE, encoded by the coding sequence GTGGTACTAATTTACGGCAAAGGTAAAACAGGGCAGGCAGTTTTTGAGTTTTTAAATGAAAAAAGAGAAAAAATATTAATAAGGGATGATTTTGACTTTGTAGAAGAGGATTTAAAAGATACAAGTCAAATAATTGTTTCTCCGGGAGTTCCATTTTTTCATCAGATATACAAACTTGCCAGAAAAAATAATATAGAAATAATCGGGGAGATAGAATTTGCATACAGATATTTTGATGGCTTTATCACAGCAATAACAGGAACAGATGGTAAATCAACCACAACTTATCTTCTGGGACAACTTCTTCAAGAAAAAAAAACCTTCATCGGTGGAAATTATGGGGAGCCTTTTGTAAATGCCATAAAGGAAAACAAAAAAAATGCTGTTTTGGAACTTTCTTCTTTCCAGATATACTCCACAAAAAATTTTAAGCCTGATATAGCCATATTTCTTAACTTTTCCACAGACCATTTAAACTGGCATAAAACGGAAAAACATTATTTACTGTCTAAATACAGATTATTTAAAAATCAGACCGAAAAAGATATAGCCATACTGAACTTTGACGACGAAAAAGTAAAAAACAGCCCTACCAGAGCAAAGAGATACTATTTTTCTTTGGAAAAACTGCCTGATAATGTAGAAGGTATTTATCCTGATGGAAGTAGTCTATACCTGAAAATTAACGGCAAACAAGAAAAGATAAATATCTCAGGTTTCAAACTAATAGGGGAACATAATCTTCAAAATTTAATGGCAGCTGTCCTTGCAGCATATCTGCAGGGAATTTCAATTGATAAAATAAACAAAAAAATCCCTGAATTAAAATCCCTTCCTTACAGAATAGAATTCAAAAAAGAGATTAACGGGATTAAATTTTACAACGATGCAAAATCAACCACTGTCCAATCTGTGTTAAAGGCTGTTGAGAGTTTTAATGAAAAAGTAGTTCTTATCTTAGGAGGAATTTACAAAGGTGGGGATTTTTCTGTTTTAAGGGATATTCCAAATATATCCAAATTTGTAATCATCGGACAGGATAAAGAAAGTTTGCAAAGGATGATAAATAGACCTGAAAAAACATATCTGGCTGATACACTAAAAGAAGCTGTAAAGACTGCTTATTCTCTGGCCGAAAAAGGAAATATAGTTTTATTTTCCCCTGGATGTGCCAGCTTTGATATGTTCAAAAATTACATAGATAGGGGAGAACAATTCAATAAAATAGTAGAAGAACTGGAATAA
- the ftsW gene encoding putative lipid II flippase FtsW, whose amino-acid sequence MIRNFYFDRVLFIAFFVLMILGLIFVYSATSIPSLINHEDPFLYLKREVIWLFIGFVAMIGAYLTPVETLKKIAYPLALLTIALLVIVLIMPANINGLSVKRWIDLGFARFQPSELAKLSVILFLAYFISRKENDEKFLKSWTAIFVALSFPTVVIALILIEPHKGAAIFIAVLTFLIMFSSRLSTLKVMVFPVLATPVFIYVIMFSHYAHKRIEAMLDPIANRSGVSYQVFQSILAFVKGGLTGEGIGGGTQKLKYLPEIHTDYIFALIGEEAGFIGAVLIIGIFLIILYRGIKISLDLDDTFSQILGVGLTYLIVLQAVMHMAVNSSIFPPTGFTLPFISYGGSSLLIMAISAGILLRLSKEPKKSIYKRSVIS is encoded by the coding sequence ATGATAAGAAACTTTTATTTTGATAGAGTTTTATTTATAGCTTTTTTTGTTTTGATGATTTTGGGACTTATTTTTGTCTATAGTGCCACATCAATCCCTTCTCTTATAAACCACGAAGACCCGTTTTTATATCTGAAACGTGAGGTTATATGGCTGTTTATTGGTTTTGTGGCAATGATAGGAGCATACCTTACCCCTGTGGAAACCCTGAAAAAGATTGCTTATCCTCTTGCCCTACTTACAATAGCACTACTTGTAATTGTTCTTATAATGCCAGCAAATATAAATGGATTATCAGTCAAAAGATGGATAGACCTTGGTTTTGCCAGATTTCAACCTTCTGAGCTTGCAAAGTTATCCGTAATCCTATTTTTAGCATACTTTATTTCCCGAAAGGAAAATGATGAGAAATTCTTAAAAAGCTGGACTGCTATCTTTGTTGCATTATCATTCCCGACAGTTGTAATAGCTCTTATTCTGATTGAGCCACACAAAGGTGCGGCTATATTTATAGCAGTATTAACCTTTCTTATTATGTTCAGTTCAAGATTATCAACTTTAAAAGTCATGGTTTTCCCTGTTTTAGCCACTCCTGTTTTTATCTATGTGATAATGTTTTCCCATTATGCCCACAAAAGAATAGAGGCGATGCTTGACCCTATAGCAAATCGTTCAGGTGTAAGTTATCAGGTGTTTCAATCAATTCTTGCCTTCGTAAAAGGTGGGCTTACAGGTGAAGGAATAGGTGGCGGAACACAGAAACTAAAATATCTACCTGAGATACATACAGACTATATTTTTGCCCTTATAGGAGAGGAGGCAGGTTTTATCGGGGCTGTTTTAATCATTGGAATATTCCTTATAATCTTATACAGAGGAATAAAGATTAGCCTTGACCTTGATGATACTTTTTCCCAGATTTTAGGGGTAGGATTAACATACCTGATTGTCCTCCAGGCAGTTATGCATATGGCAGTAAATTCCAGCATATTCCCACCTACAGGTTTTACACTTCCGTTTATTAGCTATGGAGGTTCATCCCTGCTTATAATGGCAATATCTGCTGGAATACTCCTGAGACTTTCAAAAGAGCCTAAAAAAAGTATATACAAGAGGTCAGTTATCAGTTGA
- the murG gene encoding undecaprenyldiphospho-muramoylpentapeptide beta-N-acetylglucosaminyltransferase — translation MKKVFIAGGGTGGHFYPAVSVATELINNGYQVIYFGTKKGIESKKDFPASQKHLFDIEGVRGRNPRNAVKSALKLLKTSLFIRSLIKKEKPDFVLCFGGYSSLPLGLAAAGKVPLFLHEQNSIPSYTNKLLSLFAKKIFITFEVSKKYFPEKKTVLTGLPLRQELLEDLKIPQNRARDIINIPDKKTVLVFGGSQGSRAISENAIKLAQNRKDLQFILIGGKNFKKPENLPDNIKYFDFYDRMGILYSASDIIIARSGAASTYEILAAGKPAVFIPYPYAASDHQYYNVKWLEEKGLCHIIRENQLTLETLQEKINDLLSKNIQKEIKSLYISNSAKKILKEIFNELDRV, via the coding sequence TTGAAAAAGGTTTTTATAGCAGGTGGTGGAACAGGAGGACATTTTTATCCTGCTGTTTCAGTAGCCACAGAGCTTATAAATAATGGCTATCAGGTGATTTATTTTGGCACTAAAAAAGGCATAGAAAGCAAAAAGGATTTTCCAGCCTCACAGAAGCATCTATTTGATATAGAAGGTGTCAGAGGAAGAAATCCCAGAAATGCAGTTAAATCTGCACTAAAATTGCTAAAAACATCCCTTTTTATCAGGTCATTAATCAAAAAGGAAAAACCTGATTTTGTTTTATGTTTTGGAGGATATTCCTCTCTACCCCTTGGGCTTGCTGCAGCAGGTAAAGTCCCTTTATTTCTACACGAACAAAACTCAATTCCATCTTATACAAACAAATTATTGTCTTTATTTGCAAAAAAAATATTTATAACATTTGAAGTATCAAAAAAATATTTCCCAGAGAAGAAAACAGTCTTAACAGGTTTGCCACTGAGACAGGAGCTTTTAGAAGACCTAAAAATTCCACAAAACAGAGCCAGAGATATTATAAATATTCCCGACAAAAAAACAGTTCTTGTTTTTGGTGGAAGTCAGGGTTCCAGAGCGATTTCTGAAAATGCCATAAAACTGGCACAAAACAGGAAAGACCTGCAATTTATTCTGATAGGAGGTAAAAATTTCAAAAAACCTGAAAATCTTCCTGACAACATAAAATATTTTGATTTTTATGACAGAATGGGGATTTTATATTCTGCATCAGATATTATTATTGCCCGTTCAGGTGCCGCCTCTACTTACGAAATCCTGGCAGCTGGGAAACCTGCAGTTTTTATACCTTATCCTTATGCTGCCTCAGACCATCAGTATTACAATGTAAAATGGCTTGAAGAAAAAGGACTGTGCCATATAATAAGAGAAAACCAGTTAACACTGGAAACTCTGCAAGAAAAGATAAATGATTTACTATCAAAAAATATACAAAAAGAGATAAAATCTTTATATATATCTAATTCAGCAAAAAAAATACTGAAAGAGATATTTAATGAACTGGATAGAGTTTGA
- the murB gene encoding UDP-N-acetylmuramate dehydrogenase has protein sequence MNWIEFEENVDLSKFCTIKIGGSAKKIYFPKNKQEIIDLIKLSTDTGKPFFPIGIGSNTVFSDGILEHIFVSTKNLKKYEIIEKEGLFYIKAQAGVSFKTINSIIKKYNLEGFENLSGIPATIGGAVVMNAGAFGSEIADIIHEVIWIDKGGNIHKLKREEIDFKYRHSPFQKNGFVFEATIKLKPSDKNIAQIIKKHLEERNKKQPLNLPTSGSTFKNPPNYAAGYLLEKAGLKGYRIGNVAFSDKHANFLVNFGGGKFKELKELIQTAERRIGELYKIKLEREIEIVE, from the coding sequence ATGAACTGGATAGAGTTTGAAGAAAATGTTGATTTATCAAAATTTTGCACCATAAAAATAGGTGGCAGTGCCAAAAAAATTTATTTTCCTAAAAACAAACAGGAAATCATAGACCTTATTAAACTATCTACAGATACAGGTAAACCATTTTTCCCAATAGGTATTGGCAGTAATACCGTTTTTTCCGATGGGATTTTAGAGCATATATTTGTTTCAACAAAAAACTTAAAAAAATATGAAATCATCGAAAAAGAAGGCCTTTTTTACATAAAAGCACAGGCAGGGGTTAGTTTTAAAACAATAAACTCAATAATCAAAAAATATAATCTTGAGGGCTTTGAGAACCTTTCAGGTATTCCTGCAACCATTGGCGGTGCAGTTGTTATGAATGCAGGAGCTTTCGGCAGCGAGATTGCAGACATAATTCATGAGGTAATCTGGATAGATAAAGGAGGAAATATCCACAAACTAAAAAGAGAGGAAATAGACTTTAAATACAGACATTCTCCATTCCAGAAAAATGGTTTTGTTTTTGAAGCTACAATAAAACTAAAACCTTCAGACAAAAATATAGCCCAAATAATTAAAAAACATCTTGAAGAAAGAAATAAAAAACAGCCACTTAATCTGCCAACATCTGGCTCAACCTTCAAAAATCCCCCAAACTATGCAGCAGGCTATCTACTTGAAAAGGCAGGTCTAAAAGGATACAGAATAGGAAATGTTGCTTTCTCAGACAAGCATGCCAACTTTCTGGTTAATTTCGGTGGAGGAAAGTTCAAAGAATTAAAGGAATTAATACAGACTGCCGAAAGAAGAATTGGGGAATTATACAAAATTAAACTTGAAAGGGAAATAGAAATTGTTGAATAA
- a CDS encoding D-alanine--D-alanine ligase, with translation MNKLKIALLYGGSSSEREISIKSGQAVEEALKRLSLNYKVFDPINPPEFTKSLLEYNPDLVFNMLHGKGGEDGAIQGFLETLGFRYTGSPIKASAIAIDKNLTKEIARANGINTPDWVLIEDISQLKQINLQFPVVVKPDTEGSSIGVFIVNNNEELTEAVKKALKLDPKVLIEQYIKGREITVGILNGQVLEPIEIKVEEGFYDFENKYLSEKTQYIISPYMKEETRNKLEKNSLQLYKLLECRGVVRIDYMLDEKEIPYLLEINTIPGMTDHSLVPKAAAAKGIDFDRLVLEIIKGALDE, from the coding sequence TTGAATAAGCTGAAAATAGCACTATTATACGGAGGGTCTTCATCAGAAAGAGAAATATCAATAAAAAGTGGTCAGGCAGTTGAAGAAGCACTAAAAAGATTATCTCTAAATTACAAAGTTTTTGACCCTATCAATCCACCAGAATTTACAAAGTCTTTGCTTGAATATAATCCAGACCTTGTTTTTAATATGCTCCACGGTAAAGGTGGAGAAGATGGAGCAATACAGGGTTTCCTTGAAACCCTTGGTTTTAGATACACAGGTTCACCTATAAAAGCCAGTGCTATAGCCATTGACAAAAACCTGACCAAAGAAATTGCCCGAGCTAACGGAATAAACACACCAGACTGGGTTTTGATAGAGGATATTTCCCAGCTAAAACAGATTAATCTTCAGTTTCCAGTTGTGGTAAAACCGGACACAGAAGGCTCATCAATAGGAGTTTTTATAGTTAATAATAACGAAGAACTCACAGAAGCAGTTAAAAAAGCACTAAAACTTGACCCAAAGGTATTGATTGAACAATATATAAAAGGCAGAGAAATCACTGTCGGAATTCTTAATGGACAGGTTTTAGAGCCTATCGAAATCAAAGTTGAAGAAGGATTTTATGATTTTGAAAACAAATATTTATCAGAAAAAACCCAGTATATAATCTCACCTTATATGAAAGAGGAAACACGAAACAAACTGGAAAAGAATTCTCTACAGCTTTATAAACTGCTTGAATGTAGAGGAGTAGTAAGAATAGATTATATGCTTGATGAAAAAGAAATCCCTTATTTACTGGAAATAAATACAATCCCTGGTATGACAGACCATAGTCTTGTTCCTAAAGCAGCAGCTGCCAAAGGAATAGATTTTGACAGGCTTGTTCTTGAAATAATAAAAGGAGCTTTAGATGAGTAA
- a CDS encoding FtsQ-type POTRA domain-containing protein, with translation MSKKAKITLAAFWIILCAAFGIFSPTLPYVKEFFEIKQVNVKGTDKFTKEDIKKIFEKENWFFIDKEKIEKELKKYNFVKEVAINRLFVGNIDLIVLERKPFAILSYKKKQYLIDEDGVRLDPKYYGKKYTKNLPIIVYNDKTIKKEKLQKVDLIKEEFQDLLNIKRFYVYKSQIACKTSDNKIVVFSTKDLEKSIERAKTFIKKVGISEFSYLNFSFESMVVVRR, from the coding sequence ATGAGTAAGAAAGCAAAGATAACACTTGCAGCATTCTGGATAATTTTATGTGCGGCATTTGGCATATTTTCTCCAACACTACCGTATGTAAAAGAATTTTTTGAGATAAAACAGGTAAACGTAAAAGGAACAGACAAATTCACAAAAGAAGATATTAAAAAAATATTTGAGAAAGAAAACTGGTTTTTCATAGACAAAGAAAAAATAGAAAAAGAACTTAAAAAATATAATTTTGTAAAAGAAGTAGCTATTAATAGATTATTTGTTGGTAATATAGACCTTATAGTCCTTGAAAGAAAACCTTTTGCAATTCTTTCTTATAAGAAAAAGCAGTATCTAATTGATGAGGATGGTGTCAGATTAGACCCAAAATATTATGGTAAAAAATATACAAAAAATCTTCCTATCATAGTATATAATGATAAAACTATAAAAAAAGAAAAATTGCAAAAAGTGGATTTGATAAAGGAAGAATTTCAGGATTTGCTTAATATAAAAAGATTTTATGTGTATAAAAGCCAGATAGCTTGCAAAACCTCAGACAATAAAATTGTGGTTTTCAGCACAAAAGACCTTGAAAAAAGTATAGAAAGAGCCAAAACATTTATTAAAAAGGTAGGAATTTCTGAATTTTCTTATCTTAATTTTAGTTTTGAATCAATGGTAGTAGTGAGGAGATAA
- the ftsA gene encoding cell division protein FtsA — protein sequence MGKQNIVVALDIGTSKITALVGDIDESGDLHIVGHGEVPSKGIEKGIITKPNDVINSIRKAIDMAESISGIKISGVVANVSGYHLECRNDSEKVEFNTPQKMITQMDINQLIEKVSSKLQPQKENLEVIHIIPQKYILDDEDEVIDPVGLVASRIEAKFHIVLDKINAFTNLKKVIEAAGLRVIDFVANPIASSTAVLYPEEKEMGIVVLDIGAGTTDMAVYKEGSIEYIKSLPVGGNQITMDIAHRFKVSKEEAESLKIEYGAAITDVAQEDMIEVYPRGSEEPVHVDHYELIDTIEARLSEIFDLVKTHLEEQGIENRLNGGIVLTGGVANTLYIKELAESIFNTDVRIGKPKDYTGFSDKVAYPEYSTSIGMLQFVKNKALSSMHAPVVSNNSGFDIFALGRSFIEKIKSIF from the coding sequence ATGGGGAAACAAAATATTGTGGTAGCCCTTGATATCGGAACATCAAAAATAACAGCCCTTGTAGGGGATATAGACGAATCAGGGGATTTGCACATTGTAGGTCATGGGGAGGTTCCTTCAAAAGGAATTGAAAAGGGAATTATTACAAAACCCAATGATGTTATTAACTCAATAAGAAAAGCCATAGATATGGCAGAAAGTATTTCAGGAATTAAAATCAGCGGTGTGGTTGCAAATGTAAGTGGATATCATCTTGAGTGTAGAAACGACAGTGAAAAGGTAGAGTTTAATACTCCACAAAAGATGATAACCCAGATGGACATTAACCAGTTAATAGAAAAAGTTTCTTCCAAGCTCCAGCCACAAAAGGAAAATTTAGAAGTAATCCATATAATACCTCAAAAATATATACTTGATGATGAAGACGAAGTTATAGACCCTGTTGGACTGGTTGCATCCAGAATAGAAGCGAAATTCCATATAGTTCTTGACAAGATTAATGCATTCACTAATTTAAAGAAAGTTATTGAAGCTGCAGGCCTTAGGGTTATAGATTTCGTTGCCAATCCAATAGCATCTTCAACGGCGGTCCTTTATCCTGAAGAAAAAGAGATGGGAATTGTGGTGCTGGACATCGGAGCTGGAACTACAGATATGGCTGTTTACAAAGAAGGAAGCATAGAATATATAAAATCTCTTCCTGTAGGTGGAAATCAAATCACAATGGATATTGCCCACAGATTTAAAGTTTCCAAAGAAGAAGCAGAAAGCCTTAAAATAGAGTATGGTGCTGCAATAACAGATGTTGCACAGGAAGATATGATAGAAGTTTATCCAAGAGGTAGCGAAGAACCTGTTCATGTAGACCACTACGAGCTTATTGATACTATAGAAGCCAGACTTTCTGAGATATTTGACCTTGTGAAAACACATCTTGAAGAACAAGGCATTGAAAACAGACTAAACGGAGGAATAGTTTTAACTGGAGGAGTAGCAAACACACTCTATATAAAAGAACTGGCAGAAAGTATATTCAATACAGATGTTAGAATTGGTAAACCTAAAGATTATACAGGTTTTAGTGATAAAGTTGCCTACCCAGAATACTCAACTTCCATTGGTATGCTCCAGTTCGTAAAAAATAAGGCATTATCCTCAATGCACGCTCCGGTGGTCTCCAATAACTCAGGATTTGATATCTTTGCCCTTGGAAGGTCATTTATAGAAAAAATAAAAAGTATCTTTTAG